A genome region from Arthrobacter sp. V1I9 includes the following:
- a CDS encoding 1-acyl-sn-glycerol-3-phosphate acyltransferase, with protein sequence MFYWVMKRIFLGPVLKLLFRPWVKGLDNIPADGAAIIASNHLSFSDSIFMPLMVRRPVVFLAKSEYFTGTGIKGRLTAMFFRLTNQLPMDRSGGAASEASLSAGMDVLSHGGLLGIYPEGTRSPDSRLYRGKVGVARLALKAGVPVVPVAMIGTDKVQPIGKRLPNIRRIGMIFGEPLDFSRYHDQAEDRLVQRQVTDEIMFELMRLSGQEYVDEYAAVVKLRLAGKPVDPAAAAEPLATPAPTDVSPDADAGAPNVRAGHQAADHGEGQDDGGAAATA encoded by the coding sequence GTGTTTTATTGGGTGATGAAAAGGATCTTCCTGGGTCCGGTGCTGAAGCTGCTTTTCCGCCCCTGGGTGAAGGGCCTGGACAACATCCCGGCGGACGGTGCCGCGATCATCGCCTCCAACCACCTCTCATTTTCCGACTCTATTTTTATGCCGTTGATGGTCCGCCGTCCGGTGGTATTCCTGGCCAAGTCGGAGTACTTCACCGGCACCGGGATCAAGGGGAGGCTAACGGCCATGTTCTTCCGGCTCACTAACCAGCTCCCCATGGACCGGTCCGGTGGCGCTGCCTCCGAGGCATCGCTGAGTGCCGGAATGGATGTCCTCTCGCATGGCGGGCTGCTCGGCATCTACCCGGAGGGTACGCGCAGCCCGGATTCCCGCCTTTATCGGGGCAAAGTCGGGGTGGCCAGGCTGGCGCTCAAGGCCGGTGTACCAGTTGTTCCCGTTGCAATGATCGGCACGGACAAGGTACAGCCCATCGGCAAGCGCCTGCCGAACATCCGCCGGATCGGCATGATTTTCGGGGAACCACTGGACTTCAGCAGGTACCACGACCAGGCCGAGGACCGGCTGGTCCAGAGGCAGGTCACAGACGAGATCATGTTCGAGCTGATGCGTCTCTCAGGCCAGGAATACGTGGATGAGTACGCGGCCGTGGTGAAGCTCCGGCTCGCAGGCAAGCCTGTGGATCCGGCAGCAGCCGCAGAACCCCTTGCCACGCCGGCGCCGACTGACGTCAGCCCGGATGCTGATGCAGGTGCCCCAAACGTCCGCGCCGGCCACCAGGCGGCCGACCACGGAGAAGGGCAGGACGACGGCGGGGCTGCCGCCACGGCCTGA